In a single window of the Rhodamnia argentea isolate NSW1041297 chromosome 2, ASM2092103v1, whole genome shotgun sequence genome:
- the LOC115754738 gene encoding G-type lectin S-receptor-like serine/threonine-protein kinase At4g27290 isoform X2, producing the protein MSSRRLMRRLRTFMVGSTKFILLSTLCCIFVVSAALDSIAENQSIRDGDTIVSSGGSFELGFFSPNNSELRYFGIWYKKISYPTVVWVANRDLPLNDSSGVLKIVDPAVLAIFSGDNRTVWSSDSSLAATGAVVAQLLDSGNFVLRPENDTDPSKYLWQSFDYPGNTFLPGMKYGIDLGTGLNRILTSWKSLDDPSMGDYTNGLDPSGVPQFFLRKDSVIEFRSGPWNGLRFSGMPNLKPNPTYTFEFVFTKEEVYYTYNLTDSSVVSMMVLNSNGVLQRFTWIDRTQGWNLYLTAQMDNCDRYALCGAYGSCDINNSPACGCLKGFVPKYPQYWATSDWSGGCVRKTLLDCQQGEGFLKYSGVKLPDTQHSWYNNTMNLEECEKVCFKNCSCTAYSNMAISGDGTGCILWFGDLIDIRDYADNGQDIYIRLAASELAAYRSSKGRKRVQIIVVPVSCSVFLIIGLCLILNIFKKRRKKRTSREGIGRKKPEQDGTKVNENTDVELPLYDFDTINTATSHFSFDNKLGQGGFGPVYKGLLEDGKEIAVKRLSRSSRQGLNEFKNEVLCISKLQHRNLVKLLGCCIQEEERMLIYEYMSNKSLDSFIFDQNRRTLLDWQKRFQIINGIARGLLYLHQDSRLRIIHRDLKASNILLDHEMNPKISDFGMARIFGGDESEGNTNRVVGTYGYMSPEYAIDGLFSVKSDVFSFGVLVLEIVSGKRNRKFSHPDHKLNLLGHAWRLSKELKSCELIDPSIAASCNESEVLRSIHVALLCVQQSPDDRPNMSTVVLLFE; encoded by the exons ATGTCATCGAGGAGATTGATGAGAAGATTGAGGACGTTCATGGTAGGCTCTACCAAATTCATCCTTTTGTCCACTTTGTGCTGCATTTTTGTTGTATCTGCGGCTCTGGACTCTATTGCAGAGAACCAATCAATCAGAGATGGCGATACAATAGTCTCGAGCGGCGGGAGCTTTGAGCTAGGATTCTTCAGCCCTAACAATTCTGAATTACGCTATTTTGGAATATGGTACAAGAAAATATCTTATCCGACGGTAGTATGGGTTGCCAATAGAGACTTGCCCCTGAATGATTCTTCTGGAGTCCTTAAGATTGTTGATCCTGCTGTTCTCGCCATTTTCAGCGGAGATAACCGCACTGTTTGGTCTTCAGACTCATCTTTAGCTGCAACAGGTGCAGTTGTGGCTCAGCTCCTAGATTCAGGGAACTTTGTCCTGAGACCTGAAAATGACACCGATCCAAGTAAGTACCTGTGGCAGAGCTTTGATTACCCGGGTAATACTTTTCTTCCAGGTATGAAGTACGGTATAGACTTAGGGACGGGCCTTAACCGCATCCTGACATCCTGGAAGAGTCTGGATGATCCCTCTATGGGTGATTACACAAACGGGCTCGACCCTAGTGGAGTGCCCCAGTTCTTCTTGAGGAAGGATTCCGTCATTGAGTTCCGTTCTGGACCGTGGAACGGCCTCCGCTTCAGCGGGATGCCAAATCTTAAACCAAACCCAACTTACACCTTCGAGTTTGTATTCACCAAGGAGGAGGTCTATTACACCTATAATCTCACGGATAGCTCGGTTGTCTCAATGATGGTTTTGAACTCGAATGGTGTCCTCCAACGTTTCACATGGATCGACCGCACTCAAGGGTGGAACCTGTATTTGACAGCTCAGATGGATAATTGTGATAGGTATGCATTGTGTGGCGCTTATGGAAGTTGCGACATAAATAATTCCCCTGCCTGTGGATGCTTGAAAGGGTTTGTGCCAAAATATCCTCAGTATTGGGCGACGTCAGACTGGTCTGGTGGGTGTGTGAGGAAGACGCTGCTGGATTGCCAGCAAGGAGAAGGGTTTTTGAAGTACTCTGGCGTGAAATTGCCAGACACGCAGCATTCATGGTATAACAATACCATGAATCTTGAAGAGTGCGAGAAGGTTTGCTTCAAAAACTGCTCTTGCACTGCATATTCGAATATGGCCATTAGTGGTGACGGCACCGGATGCATACTCTGGTTTGGTGACCTGATAGATATCAGAGATTATGCTGACAACGGGCAAGATATTTACATAAGGCTGGCTGCCTCTGAATTAG CAGCATATAGAAGCTCAAAAGGGAGAAAACGAGTTCAGATCATAGTTGTCCCAGTATCATGTTCAGTATTCCTTATCATTGGCCTATGCCTGATCTTGAATATCTTtaagaaaaggaggaagaagaggacaaGCAGAGAAG GAATTGGCAGGAAGAAGCCAGAGCAAGACGGAACTAAGGTAAATGAGAACACAGATGTGGAACTCCCGTTGTATGATTTTGATACAATAAATACTGCCACGAGCCATTTCTCCTTTGACAATAAGCTGGGACAGGGAGGCTTTGGACCAGTCTACAAG GGTCTAttggaagatggaaaagaaatagCAGTGAAGAGGCTTTCAAGAAGTTCTCGACAAGGACTCAATGAGTTCAAGAATGAAGTACTATGTATATCCAAACTTCAGCACCGGAATCTGGTGAAGCTTTTAGGATGTTGcattcaagaagaagaaaggatgctGATTTATGAGTACATGTCAAACAAAAGCTTGGACTCCTTCATATTTG ATCAAAACCGAAGAACATTACTGGATTGGCAGAAGCGCTTTCAGATCATAAATGGCATTGCCCGGGGGTTATTATATCTTCACCAAGATTCCAGATTGAGGATCATCCATAGAGATTTGAAAGCTAGCAACATCCTACTAGATCACGAGATGAACCCAAAGATCTCAGATTTCGGCATGGCTAGAATTTTTGGAGGAGATGAGAGTGAAGGAAATACTAACCGAGTTGTCGGGACATA TGGTTACATGTCCCCAGAGTATGCAATTGATGGCCTGTTCTCAGTGAAATCCGACGTATTCAGCTTTGGTGTGTTGGTGCTGGAAATTGTAAGTGGGAAGAGAAACAGGAAGTTCAGCCATCCTGATCACAAGCTTAACCTACTCGGCCAT GCATGGAGACTGTCCAAGGAGTTGAAATCTTGTGAACTGATTGATCCATCAATTGCGGCCTCGTGCAACGAATCCGAAGTGCTAAGATCAATCCATGTGGCTCTATTATGCGTGCAACAAAGTCCCGACGACAGGCCTAATATGTCAACAGTAGTTCTGCTGTTTGAGTAG
- the LOC115754738 gene encoding G-type lectin S-receptor-like serine/threonine-protein kinase At4g27290 isoform X1, giving the protein MSSRRLMRRLRTFMVGSTKFILLSTLCCIFVVSAALDSIAENQSIRDGDTIVSSGGSFELGFFSPNNSELRYFGIWYKKISYPTVVWVANRDLPLNDSSGVLKIVDPAVLAIFSGDNRTVWSSDSSLAATGAVVAQLLDSGNFVLRPENDTDPSKYLWQSFDYPGNTFLPGMKYGIDLGTGLNRILTSWKSLDDPSMGDYTNGLDPSGVPQFFLRKDSVIEFRSGPWNGLRFSGMPNLKPNPTYTFEFVFTKEEVYYTYNLTDSSVVSMMVLNSNGVLQRFTWIDRTQGWNLYLTAQMDNCDRYALCGAYGSCDINNSPACGCLKGFVPKYPQYWATSDWSGGCVRKTLLDCQQGEGFLKYSGVKLPDTQHSWYNNTMNLEECEKVCFKNCSCTAYSNMAISGDGTGCILWFGDLIDIRDYADNGQDIYIRLAASELAAYRSSKGRKRVQIIVVPVSCSVFLIIGLCLILNIFKKRRKKRTSREGIGRKKPEQDGTKVNENTDVELPLYDFDTINTATSHFSFDNKLGQGGFGPVYKGLLEDGKEIAVKRLSRSSRQGLNEFKNEVLCISKLQHRNLVKLLGCCIQEEERMLIYEYMSNKSLDSFIFDQNRRTLLDWQKRFQIINGIARGLLYLHQDSRLRIIHRDLKASNILLDHEMNPKISDFGMARIFGGDESEGNTNRVVGTYGYMSPEYAIDGLFSVKSDVFSFGVLVLEIVSGKRNRKFSHPDHKLNLLGHAWRLAKELKSCELIDPSIADSCNESEVLRSIHVALLCVQQSPDDRPNMSTVVLLLSSDIALPPPKEPGFFNERDLSDMEYSSNKQDLSSNNTMTVTLLEGR; this is encoded by the exons ATGTCATCGAGGAGATTGATGAGAAGATTGAGGACGTTCATGGTAGGCTCTACCAAATTCATCCTTTTGTCCACTTTGTGCTGCATTTTTGTTGTATCTGCGGCTCTGGACTCTATTGCAGAGAACCAATCAATCAGAGATGGCGATACAATAGTCTCGAGCGGCGGGAGCTTTGAGCTAGGATTCTTCAGCCCTAACAATTCTGAATTACGCTATTTTGGAATATGGTACAAGAAAATATCTTATCCGACGGTAGTATGGGTTGCCAATAGAGACTTGCCCCTGAATGATTCTTCTGGAGTCCTTAAGATTGTTGATCCTGCTGTTCTCGCCATTTTCAGCGGAGATAACCGCACTGTTTGGTCTTCAGACTCATCTTTAGCTGCAACAGGTGCAGTTGTGGCTCAGCTCCTAGATTCAGGGAACTTTGTCCTGAGACCTGAAAATGACACCGATCCAAGTAAGTACCTGTGGCAGAGCTTTGATTACCCGGGTAATACTTTTCTTCCAGGTATGAAGTACGGTATAGACTTAGGGACGGGCCTTAACCGCATCCTGACATCCTGGAAGAGTCTGGATGATCCCTCTATGGGTGATTACACAAACGGGCTCGACCCTAGTGGAGTGCCCCAGTTCTTCTTGAGGAAGGATTCCGTCATTGAGTTCCGTTCTGGACCGTGGAACGGCCTCCGCTTCAGCGGGATGCCAAATCTTAAACCAAACCCAACTTACACCTTCGAGTTTGTATTCACCAAGGAGGAGGTCTATTACACCTATAATCTCACGGATAGCTCGGTTGTCTCAATGATGGTTTTGAACTCGAATGGTGTCCTCCAACGTTTCACATGGATCGACCGCACTCAAGGGTGGAACCTGTATTTGACAGCTCAGATGGATAATTGTGATAGGTATGCATTGTGTGGCGCTTATGGAAGTTGCGACATAAATAATTCCCCTGCCTGTGGATGCTTGAAAGGGTTTGTGCCAAAATATCCTCAGTATTGGGCGACGTCAGACTGGTCTGGTGGGTGTGTGAGGAAGACGCTGCTGGATTGCCAGCAAGGAGAAGGGTTTTTGAAGTACTCTGGCGTGAAATTGCCAGACACGCAGCATTCATGGTATAACAATACCATGAATCTTGAAGAGTGCGAGAAGGTTTGCTTCAAAAACTGCTCTTGCACTGCATATTCGAATATGGCCATTAGTGGTGACGGCACCGGATGCATACTCTGGTTTGGTGACCTGATAGATATCAGAGATTATGCTGACAACGGGCAAGATATTTACATAAGGCTGGCTGCCTCTGAATTAG CAGCATATAGAAGCTCAAAAGGGAGAAAACGAGTTCAGATCATAGTTGTCCCAGTATCATGTTCAGTATTCCTTATCATTGGCCTATGCCTGATCTTGAATATCTTtaagaaaaggaggaagaagaggacaaGCAGAGAAG GAATTGGCAGGAAGAAGCCAGAGCAAGACGGAACTAAGGTAAATGAGAACACAGATGTGGAACTCCCGTTGTATGATTTTGATACAATAAATACTGCCACGAGCCATTTCTCCTTTGACAATAAGCTGGGACAGGGAGGCTTTGGACCAGTCTACAAG GGTCTAttggaagatggaaaagaaatagCAGTGAAGAGGCTTTCAAGAAGTTCTCGACAAGGACTCAATGAGTTCAAGAATGAAGTACTATGTATATCCAAACTTCAGCACCGGAATCTGGTGAAGCTTTTAGGATGTTGcattcaagaagaagaaaggatgctGATTTATGAGTACATGTCAAACAAAAGCTTGGACTCCTTCATATTTG ATCAAAACCGAAGAACATTACTGGATTGGCAGAAGCGCTTTCAGATCATAAATGGCATTGCCCGGGGGTTATTATATCTTCACCAAGATTCCAGATTGAGGATCATCCATAGAGATTTGAAAGCTAGCAACATCCTACTAGATCACGAGATGAACCCAAAGATCTCAGATTTCGGCATGGCTAGAATTTTTGGAGGAGATGAGAGTGAAGGAAATACTAACCGAGTTGTCGGGACATA TGGTTACATGTCCCCAGAGTATGCAATTGATGGCCTGTTCTCAGTGAAATCCGACGTATTCAGCTTTGGTGTGTTGGTGCTGGAAATTGTAAGTGGGAAGAGAAACAGGAAGTTCAGCCATCCTGATCACAAGCTTAACCTACTCGGCCAT GCATGGAGACTGGCGAAGGAGCTGAAATCTTGTGAACTGATTGATCCGTCAATTGCAGACTCGTGCAATGAATCCGAAGTGCTAAGATCAATCCATGTGGCTCTATTATGCGTGCAACAAAGTCCCGACGACAGGCCTAATATGTCAACTGTAGTTCTGCTGTTGAGTAGCGACATAGCATTGCCTCCGCCTAAAGAGCCCGGCTTCTTCAATGAAAGAGATCTGTCTGACATGGAATACTCATCAAACAAGCAGGACCTTTCTTCAAACAATACAATGACAGTTACTTTACTAGAGGGCCGATAA
- the LOC125313775 gene encoding G-type lectin S-receptor-like serine/threonine-protein kinase At2g19130, producing MDGRITYQVSDNSISGSVGAMLLDTGNLVLWDESSEAVLWQSFDDPSDTFLPGVKLGYSRKTGKLWALASWNSSTDPSPGDFSLRMDSRSPDEVFILKGNMMYWTTGRWDIDRQAFSLIPEMMLSTSFNFSFINNRNESYFTYSPTSLVGNATTRFVMDLSG from the coding sequence ATGGATGGCAGAATAACCTACCAGGTTAGCGATAATTCCATCAGTGGGAGTGTCGGCGCAATGCTGTTGGATACGGGAAATCTTGTATTGTGGGACGAGAGCTCAGAAGCAGTTCTGTGGCAGAGTTTCGATGATCCTTCAGATACTTTTCTGCCTGGAGTGAAACTTGGATACAGCAGAAAGACTGGAAAGCTATGGGCGCTGGCATCGTGGAATTCTTCCACGGACCCTAGCCCCGGGGATTTCTCCTTGAGAATGGATTCCAGAAGCCCGGACGAGGTTTTTATCCTCAAAGGGAATATGATGTATTGGACTACTGGGCGTTGGGATATCGATAGACAAGCATTCTCTCTTATCCCTGAAATGATGTTAAGCACCAGTTTCAATTTCAGCTTCATTAACAATCGGAATGAGAGTTATTTCACATATTCGCCTACGAGTTTGGTTGGTAATGCAACTACAAGATTTGTTATGGACCTGTCTGGATAG